From the Exiguobacterium aurantiacum genome, one window contains:
- a CDS encoding DUF3006 domain-containing protein, with protein sequence MIKYGTLVRVEGKYAVLRWNNGSSFIPRRFLPSEARVGDTIIRDNHHYYLEEDMTPNFDALIKQHYKK encoded by the coding sequence ATGATTAAATACGGCACATTGGTGCGGGTCGAAGGAAAGTATGCCGTGTTACGTTGGAACAACGGCTCGAGTTTTATCCCGAGACGATTCTTGCCATCAGAAGCACGTGTTGGCGATACAATCATTCGAGACAACCATCACTATTATCTCGAAGAAGACATGACACCGAATTTCGATGCGCTCATCAAACAACATTATAAAAAGTAG
- a CDS encoding TlpA disulfide reductase family protein: MRFHKLAIGLIMAGLIAGLGYKGYDEFTSQANEPAVSIATDDSVLGGLEVGQRAPGFALETVEGEMLSLADYEGRQVVLNFWASWCPPCREELPELIAFGEETGIPVLGVNATKNERRGKQDVDAFLQEVPVSFPVLLDEEGAVEKTYRVVALPTTYVIGADGVITAKQVGPVDFDWLRDKTK, from the coding sequence GCCTCATCGCCGGGTTGGGCTATAAAGGATATGACGAGTTCACAAGCCAAGCGAATGAACCGGCAGTCAGTATCGCCACAGACGACAGCGTCCTCGGCGGACTTGAAGTCGGTCAGCGTGCGCCGGGGTTCGCCCTTGAGACGGTCGAAGGGGAAATGTTGTCGCTCGCCGATTACGAAGGACGACAAGTCGTCTTAAATTTTTGGGCGTCATGGTGTCCACCGTGCCGAGAAGAACTGCCCGAGTTGATTGCGTTTGGTGAAGAGACGGGTATTCCGGTGCTCGGGGTGAACGCGACGAAAAACGAACGACGTGGCAAGCAAGACGTCGACGCTTTCTTACAGGAAGTCCCGGTCAGTTTCCCCGTCTTATTGGATGAGGAAGGGGCGGTTGAGAAGACGTATCGCGTCGTCGCTCTCCCGACGACCTATGTGATTGGGGCGGACGGTGTGATCACCGCCAAACAAGTCGGTCCGGTCGATTTCGATTGGTTGCGTGACAAAACGAAATGA